In Candidatus Finniella inopinata, one genomic interval encodes:
- a CDS encoding NuoB/complex I 20 kDa subunit family protein, which produces MGLKSSLEDLKPYLSAELQNEGALFQTIRQEIDEKGFLLTQMDKLAAWAQSGSLWPMTFGLACCAVEMMHTAASRYDLDRFGVVFRPSPRQSDVMIVAGTLTNKMAPALRKVYDQMPEPRWVISMGSCANGGGYYHYSYSVVRGCDQIVPVDIYVPGCPPTAEALLYGILLLQSKIKQQHVFNRQQL; this is translated from the coding sequence ATGGGATTGAAATCGTCTTTAGAAGATCTAAAACCTTATCTGTCAGCCGAGCTTCAAAATGAAGGCGCACTTTTTCAAACAATTAGGCAAGAAATTGACGAAAAGGGTTTTTTGCTGACCCAAATGGATAAGTTGGCTGCGTGGGCACAAAGTGGTTCTTTATGGCCTATGACATTTGGTTTGGCCTGTTGTGCCGTCGAGATGATGCATACTGCCGCCAGCCGATATGATTTAGACCGTTTTGGGGTGGTATTCCGCCCCAGTCCCCGCCAGTCTGATGTGATGATTGTGGCTGGAACCTTGACCAATAAAATGGCCCCGGCGCTTAGGAAAGTTTATGATCAAATGCCAGAGCCTCGTTGGGTGATTTCCATGGGCAGTTGTGCCAATGGAGGGGGGTACTACCATTATTCATATTCTGTTGTCAGAGGGTGTGACCAGATTGTGCCCGTTGATATTTATGTGCCAGGGTGTCCACCCACAGCGGAAGCTTTGTTGTACGGTATTTTGCTGTTACAAAGTAAGATAAAGCAACAGCACGTGTTTAATCGCCAACAGTTATGA
- a CDS encoding ISAs1 family transposase, whose translation MQLSDTFLKHFEPLADPRIDNHNKLHKLHDILVITILATICGADNWVDISEFGKAKYDWLSTFLELPNGVPSHDTFGRVFSILDPEQFESCFYAWIKSLSIDVNSEIIAIDGKTLRGSGNRRKEKKALHIVSAWASNQSLLLGQVKTDEKSNEITAIPKLLKMIDVTGSTVTIDAMGCQQSIAEEILIQGADYVLALKDNQPKLHEMVKAIFHIGESRQYKKMLNRRKVEKIHDHGRIETRRYTLVSARDPAVFQLRWPGLKGVGMLETTRTTNNQVERSTRYFLTSLAYENIDQFMVAVRKHWNIEINLHWSLDVGFREDHNQVHVGHAAKNLAVMRRIALNLLKQEKTNKRGVSCRRKVAGWDNKYLLKILTADHNLKRV comes from the coding sequence ATGCAGTTATCAGATACTTTCCTCAAACATTTTGAACCTCTTGCCGATCCTCGTATTGATAACCACAACAAGCTTCACAAATTGCACGATATCTTGGTAATAACAATATTGGCCACAATTTGTGGCGCTGATAACTGGGTTGATATTAGTGAATTTGGCAAAGCCAAATACGATTGGTTATCAACATTTCTCGAGCTGCCTAATGGTGTGCCATCTCATGATACTTTTGGCCGTGTGTTTTCCATACTTGACCCAGAGCAATTTGAATCCTGCTTTTATGCATGGATCAAGTCACTCTCTATCGATGTTAATTCTGAGATTATTGCTATTGATGGAAAAACGCTACGGGGTTCTGGCAACAGAAGAAAAGAGAAAAAAGCCCTACACATTGTAAGTGCCTGGGCAAGCAATCAAAGTCTTCTTTTAGGGCAAGTTAAAACGGATGAAAAATCCAATGAAATTACAGCCATTCCAAAATTACTCAAGATGATTGATGTTACTGGTAGTACAGTCACCATTGACGCCATGGGTTGTCAGCAGTCAATTGCTGAAGAGATCTTAATTCAAGGTGCAGACTACGTATTAGCTCTAAAAGATAATCAACCGAAGCTTCATGAAATGGTCAAGGCAATTTTCCATATAGGAGAATCACGTCAGTACAAGAAGATGCTTAATCGACGGAAAGTAGAGAAGATCCATGATCATGGTCGCATAGAAACACGTCGCTATACATTAGTATCAGCACGCGATCCGGCAGTATTTCAACTTCGTTGGCCTGGGTTAAAGGGTGTTGGCATGCTTGAAACAACACGCACAACTAATAATCAGGTTGAGCGTAGTACCCGCTACTTTCTAACAAGTTTAGCCTATGAAAATATTGATCAGTTTATGGTTGCTGTCAGAAAACACTGGAACATAGAAATTAACCTGCACTGGTCTTTGGATGTAGGTTTTAGGGAAGACCATAACCAGGTGCATGTTGGCCACGCGGCCAAGAATTTGGCTGTCATGAGACGTATTGCTTTGAATCTACTCAAGCAAGAAAAAACGAATAAACGAGGGGTGAGCTGTCGACGGAAGGTAGCAGGCTGGGACAACAAATACTTATTGAAAATTCTAACCGCTGACCACAATTTAAAGCGCGTTTGA
- a CDS encoding NADH-quinone oxidoreductase subunit A, with the protein MIDFADYLPILLFLGLGFALSLVMMAVSTWRSKRNAYAQKSSSYECGFETFDQPSQNARGRFNVQFYLVAILFIIFDLEIAFLFPWAICLRKLGLFGFWSMVLFLGVLTLGFVYEYCKGALEWD; encoded by the coding sequence ATGATTGATTTCGCCGATTATCTTCCGATTTTGCTGTTTTTAGGGCTGGGGTTCGCTCTATCCCTGGTGATGATGGCTGTTTCCACCTGGCGCAGCAAAAGAAACGCCTATGCTCAAAAGTCTTCTTCGTATGAATGCGGTTTCGAAACCTTTGACCAGCCCAGCCAAAATGCCCGGGGGCGTTTTAATGTGCAGTTTTATCTGGTAGCGATTCTATTTATCATATTTGACCTGGAAATTGCTTTTTTATTCCCGTGGGCCATTTGTCTTAGAAAGTTGGGACTGTTTGGATTTTGGTCGATGGTCTTATTCCTTGGCGTCCTGACGTTGGGTTTTGTATATGAATATTGTAAGGGAGCGTTAGAATGGGATTGA